From one Streptomyces sp. Q6 genomic stretch:
- a CDS encoding PTS transporter subunit EIIC: MSTATAPAPAKKRGSGIFQGLQKIGRSLQLPIAVLPAAGIMVRLGQPDIFGDDGLGWHRVAEVFSQAGGAITGNLPILFCIGVAIGFAKKADGSTALAALVGFLVYSKVLQAFPVHEAVINTGADTPAVYNDPGVLGGIVMGLISAVVWQRYHRTKLVDWLGFFNGRRLVPIIMAFVGIVIGVLFGLVWEPIGNGITSFAEWMTGLGSGGAALFGLINRGLIPIGMHQFVNATAWFQLGDFTTAAGDVVHGDIPRFLAGDPTAGMYQSGFFPIMMFGLPAAAIAMAHCARPERRKAVMGMMISLAATSFVTGVTEPIEFSFMFIAPLLYVIHAVLTAASMAITWGLGVHDGFNFSAGFIDYVLNWSLATKPWMIIPIGLVFAVIYYTVFRFVIVKFDLKTPGREPEEEIEDITKA, translated from the coding sequence CCGCGGGCATCATGGTCCGCCTCGGCCAGCCCGACATATTCGGCGACGACGGCCTCGGCTGGCACCGGGTCGCCGAGGTCTTCAGCCAGGCGGGCGGCGCCATCACGGGCAACCTGCCGATCCTGTTCTGCATCGGCGTGGCCATCGGCTTCGCGAAGAAGGCCGACGGCTCGACCGCGCTCGCCGCCCTCGTCGGATTCCTCGTCTACAGCAAGGTGTTGCAGGCCTTCCCGGTGCACGAGGCGGTCATCAACACCGGCGCGGACACCCCCGCGGTCTACAACGACCCGGGCGTGCTCGGCGGCATCGTCATGGGCCTCATCTCCGCGGTCGTCTGGCAGCGCTACCACCGCACGAAGCTCGTCGACTGGCTCGGCTTCTTCAACGGCCGCCGGCTCGTCCCGATCATCATGGCCTTCGTCGGCATCGTCATCGGCGTCCTGTTCGGCCTGGTCTGGGAGCCCATCGGCAACGGCATCACGAGCTTCGCCGAGTGGATGACCGGCCTCGGCTCCGGCGGCGCCGCCCTGTTCGGCCTGATCAACCGCGGTCTGATCCCGATCGGCATGCACCAGTTCGTCAACGCGACCGCCTGGTTCCAGCTCGGCGACTTCACCACGGCGGCCGGCGACGTCGTGCACGGCGACATCCCGCGCTTCCTCGCGGGCGACCCGACGGCCGGCATGTACCAGTCGGGCTTCTTCCCGATCATGATGTTCGGCCTGCCCGCGGCCGCGATCGCGATGGCCCACTGCGCCCGCCCCGAGCGCCGCAAGGCCGTGATGGGCATGATGATCTCGCTGGCGGCGACCTCGTTCGTGACCGGCGTGACCGAGCCGATCGAGTTCTCGTTCATGTTCATCGCGCCGCTCCTGTACGTGATCCACGCGGTGCTCACCGCCGCGTCGATGGCGATCACCTGGGGCCTGGGCGTCCACGACGGCTTCAACTTCTCGGCCGGATTCATCGACTACGTCCTCAACTGGAGCCTGGCGACGAAGCCCTGGATGATCATTCCGATCGGTCTGGTCTTCGCGGTGATCTACTACACGGTCTTCCGTTTCGTGATCGTCAAGTTCGACCTCAAGACCCCGGGCCGCGAGCCCGAGGAGGAGATCGAGGACATCACCAAGGCATAA
- a CDS encoding PTS transporter subunit EIIC, with product MSTDTAKAAPAKKRGSGLFQGLQKVGRSLQLPIAVLPAAGILLRLGQADVFGADGLGWDKVASVFATAGGAVFDNLPMLFCIGVAIGFAKKADGSTALAALVGFLVYSNVLKAFPVTEAVINTTKNKGVDVAATYNNPGVLGGIVMGLLAAVLWQKFHRTKLVDWLGFFNGRRLVPIIMAFVGTLMGVFFGLIWEPIGEGISNFGEWMTGLGAAGAGLFGLINRALIPVGMHQFVNTVSWFQLGDFKDATGAVVHGDLNRFFAGDPTAGQFMSGFFPIMMFGLPAAALAIAHAARPERRKAVMGMMVSLALTSFVTGVTEPIEFSFMFIAPLLYVIHAVLTAVSMAVTWALGVHAGFTFSAGFIDYALNWNLATKPWLIIPIGLVFAVIYYVLFRFAITKFNLTTPGREPEEEIEDITKA from the coding sequence ATGAGTACGGACACCGCTAAGGCGGCGCCCGCTAAGAAGCGGGGCTCCGGCCTGTTCCAGGGTCTGCAGAAAGTCGGCCGCAGCCTTCAGCTGCCGATCGCCGTGCTGCCGGCCGCGGGCATTCTGCTCCGCCTCGGCCAGGCCGACGTGTTCGGCGCCGACGGCCTCGGCTGGGACAAGGTCGCCTCGGTCTTCGCGACCGCCGGTGGCGCCGTCTTCGACAACCTGCCGATGCTGTTCTGCATAGGCGTGGCCATCGGCTTCGCCAAGAAGGCCGACGGCTCGACCGCGCTCGCCGCCCTGGTCGGCTTCCTGGTCTACAGCAACGTGCTGAAGGCCTTCCCGGTCACCGAGGCCGTCATCAACACCACGAAGAACAAGGGTGTCGACGTCGCGGCGACGTACAACAACCCGGGTGTCCTCGGCGGCATCGTGATGGGTCTGCTCGCGGCCGTGCTGTGGCAGAAGTTCCACCGCACCAAGCTCGTCGACTGGCTCGGCTTCTTCAACGGCCGCCGTCTCGTCCCGATCATCATGGCCTTCGTCGGCACCCTCATGGGCGTCTTCTTCGGCCTGATCTGGGAGCCGATCGGTGAGGGCATCTCCAACTTCGGCGAGTGGATGACGGGTCTCGGCGCCGCCGGTGCCGGTCTGTTCGGTCTGATCAACCGCGCGCTGATCCCGGTCGGCATGCACCAGTTCGTGAACACCGTCTCCTGGTTCCAGCTGGGCGACTTCAAGGACGCCACGGGCGCCGTCGTCCACGGTGACCTCAACCGCTTCTTCGCGGGTGACCCGACCGCCGGTCAGTTCATGTCGGGCTTCTTCCCGATCATGATGTTCGGCCTCCCGGCCGCCGCCCTCGCCATCGCGCACGCGGCCCGTCCCGAGCGCCGCAAGGCCGTGATGGGCATGATGGTCTCCCTCGCGCTGACCTCGTTCGTCACCGGTGTGACCGAGCCGATCGAGTTCTCGTTCATGTTCATCGCGCCGCTCCTGTACGTGATCCACGCGGTCCTGACCGCCGTCTCCATGGCCGTCACCTGGGCGCTGGGCGTGCACGCCGGCTTCACGTTCTCCGCGGGCTTCATCGACTACGCGCTGAACTGGAACCTCGCCACCAAGCCGTGGCTGATCATCCCGATCGGCCTGGTCTTCGCGGTGATCTACTACGTGCTCTTCCGCTTCGCGATCACCAAGTTCAACCTCACCACCCCGGGCCGCGAGCCCGAGGAGGAGATCGAGGACATCACCAAGGCGTGA